In Rahnella aquatilis CIP 78.65 = ATCC 33071, one DNA window encodes the following:
- the gspE gene encoding type II secretion system ATPase GspE, producing MNRDNELLNRPVVEHAAPVLPYTYAKQKGVTLLDNVLFCRQDISVETLLEARRVMGEIMAVEIVETTLFDEKLSATYQRSSGQSQQIIDDIDNEVDLLSLSEELPDNEDLLASDENSPIIRLINAVLSEAVKEGASDIHIETFERTLSIRFRIDGVLRQILQPARKLAPFLVSRIKVMAKLDIAEKRLPQDGRISLRIGHRAIDIRVSTIPAQYGERVVMRLLDKNNLCLDIPQLGLSPQDEQQLSALIHKPHGIILVTGPTGSGKSTTLYAVLSALNNNERNILTVEDPIEYELEGVGQTQVNPRVEMTFALGLRAILRQDPDVVMVGEIRDNETAQIAVQASLTGHLVMSTLHTNSAVGAITRLRDMGLEPFLLASSLLGVVAQRLVRRLCPHCSQQSPLDASHIPLFHFLPEPPPFVFKASGCSQCHFTGYKGRAAIHECMVVDNAIRQAIHENQDEFSIENIHRKTARSLRENGLLKAISGETTLEEVIRVTAEQEIAAGGTTS from the coding sequence ATGAACAGAGATAACGAGTTGCTGAATAGACCAGTTGTGGAACACGCCGCCCCTGTTCTGCCTTATACCTACGCTAAACAAAAAGGCGTAACGCTACTTGATAACGTGCTTTTTTGCCGCCAGGACATTTCAGTGGAAACATTGCTCGAAGCACGTCGGGTCATGGGGGAAATAATGGCGGTCGAAATAGTGGAAACGACACTGTTTGATGAAAAGTTATCAGCGACCTACCAGCGTAGCAGCGGCCAGTCACAACAAATTATTGATGATATCGATAACGAGGTCGACCTTCTGTCTTTATCTGAGGAATTACCTGATAACGAAGACTTGCTGGCCAGTGATGAAAATTCGCCGATCATACGTCTGATTAATGCGGTGCTTTCTGAAGCAGTCAAAGAGGGTGCTTCGGATATTCATATCGAAACCTTCGAACGCACGCTCAGTATTCGGTTTCGTATTGACGGCGTCTTACGGCAAATCTTGCAACCGGCTCGCAAGCTGGCACCTTTTCTGGTATCGCGTATCAAGGTGATGGCAAAACTGGATATCGCTGAAAAACGTTTACCTCAGGATGGTCGCATTTCTTTACGTATCGGTCACCGGGCGATTGATATCCGCGTATCGACCATTCCGGCTCAATATGGTGAGCGCGTGGTGATGCGTCTCTTGGATAAAAATAATTTATGTCTTGATATTCCACAACTTGGCCTGTCTCCACAGGACGAACAACAGCTATCGGCATTAATCCATAAACCTCACGGGATCATTCTGGTCACCGGGCCGACCGGCTCAGGTAAAAGCACAACTCTGTACGCGGTTCTTTCTGCACTCAACAATAACGAGCGTAACATTCTTACCGTTGAAGACCCGATTGAGTATGAACTGGAAGGCGTGGGTCAAACGCAAGTTAACCCCCGCGTAGAAATGACATTTGCTCTCGGTTTGCGGGCAATTTTGCGTCAGGACCCGGATGTCGTCATGGTCGGTGAGATCCGTGACAATGAAACCGCTCAAATCGCGGTACAAGCTTCACTGACCGGCCATCTGGTGATGTCTACATTGCATACGAATAGCGCCGTCGGTGCTATTACCCGTTTACGGGATATGGGTCTGGAGCCCTTCCTTCTCGCCTCCTCATTATTAGGCGTGGTTGCTCAGCGACTTGTGCGACGCCTGTGCCCACATTGTAGCCAGCAGTCCCCGTTAGATGCGTCTCATATTCCTTTATTCCACTTTCTGCCTGAGCCCCCACCCTTTGTTTTTAAAGCCAGCGGATGTTCTCAATGCCATTTCACAGGCTACAAAGGCAGGGCTGCTATCCATGAATGTATGGTCGTTGATAACGCTATACGTCAGGCAATTCATGAGAATCAGGATGAATTTTCCATTGAGAACATTCATCGCAAAACAGCCCGAAGCTTGCGGGAAAATGGCCTGCTTAAGGCCATTAGCGGCGAGACTACACTGGAAGAAGTCATCAGAGTCACGGCTGAACAAGAGATAGCGGCTGGGGGGACAACCTCATGA